In Phragmites australis chromosome 17, lpPhrAust1.1, whole genome shotgun sequence, the following are encoded in one genomic region:
- the LOC133897303 gene encoding endoglucanase 24 — MGSKYTRGCCGWLIVALVAALVATAAVFAIMKRKPGGRRIKPLPVPGPPGAVDPKYGDALGVALQFFQVQKSGKLKNNQIPWRGDSALDDGKQAGLDLSKGMYDAGDHMKFTFPMAFTATVLAWSVLEYGDQMSAAKQLDPALDALKWITDFLINAHPSDNVFYIQVGDPDLDHNCWERPETMTEKRPLTQINKKSPGSDVAAEAAAAMAAASMVFKSSDTTYSDVLLQHAQKLFTFADTYRGLASDSYPKLQDFYNSTSYVDELLWAASWLYHATGDQTYLSYVTVQNGKAYADWGRPTWFSWDDKLPGTQVLLSRLNFFGSKQISNAENEGLKMYRDTAEAIICGLLPDSPSATASRTGGGLIWISPWNSLQHATNAAFLAVVYSDYMLSSRTVAVQCSGKYYSPTDIRNFAASQANYILGDNPMKLSYLVGYGSSYPQQVHHRGASIPADAKTGCKGFQYLHSPSPNPNVAMGALVGGPFQNDTFVDSRDNTLQTESSTYNSGTLVGLLSGLVTTSSVAQSFT; from the exons ATGGGGTCCAAGTACACGCGGGGGTGCTGCGGGTGGCTGATCGTGGCGCTGGTGGCGGCACTGGTGGCCACGGCGGCGGTGTTCGCCATCATGAAGCGCAAGCCCGGGGGCCGCCGCATCAAGCCGCTCCCAGTGCCGGGACCGCCGGGGGCTGTCGACCCCAAGTACGGCGACGCGCTCGGGGTCGCGCTCCAGTTCTTCCAGGTCCAGAAGT CGGGGAAGTTGAAGAACAACCAGATCCCGTGGCGGGGGGACTCGGCACTGGACGACGGGAAGCAAGCGGGGCTGGACCTTTCCAAGGGAATGTATGATGCTGGGGATCATATGAAGTTCACCTTCCCGATGGCGTTCACCGCGACGGTGCTTGCATGGTCAGTGCTGGAGTATGGGGATCAGATGAGCGCAGCGAAACAGCTGGACCCTGCGCTCGATGCGCTCAAGTGGATTACAGATTTCCTTATCAATGCACACCCTTCTGACAATGTGTTCTATATTCAG GTTGGTGATCCTGATCTGGACCACAATTGCTGGGAAAGGCCAGAAACAATGACTGAGAAAAGGCCACTCACACAGATTAACAAGAAGTCTCCTGGATCAGATGTCGCCGCTGAGGCAGCAGCAGCCATGGCAGCAGCATCGATGGTGTTCAAATCCAGTGATACTACATATTCTGATGTGCTTCTTCAACATGCCCAGAAGCTATTTACTTTTGCTGATACTTATAGAGGCCTCGCCAGTGACAGCTATCCAAAGCTCCAAGACTTCTATAATTCCACTAGTTATGTTGATGAACTCCTATGGGCAGCAAGTTGGCTCTATCATGCCACTGGAGACCAGACATATCTCAGTTATGTAACTGTACAGAATGGAAAAGCTTATGCTGATTGGGGAAGGCCAACATGGTTCAGTTGGGATGACAAACTTCCAGGCACACAG GTCCTTTTGTCAAGACTAAATTTCTTTGGCTCCAAACAGATATCTAATGCTGAAAATGAGGGGTTAAAAATGTATAGAGATACTGCTGAAGCTATCATTTGTGGTCTGCTTCCAGATTCCCCGTCAGCCACTGCTAGTAGAACTGGAG gagGGTTGATTTGGATAAGCCCATGGAATTCTCTCCAGCATGCCACAAATGCTGCATTCCTTGCTGTTGTTTACAGTGACTACATGCTCTCGTCACGGACAGTGGCAGTGCAGTGCAGCGGAAAGTACTACAGTCCTACTGATATACGCAATTTTGCTGCATCACAG GCCAATTACATCTTGGGCGACAACCCAATGAAGCTTAGCTACCTTGTTGGATATGGGAGTAGCTATCCACAGCAAGTACACCACAGAGGAGCGTCCATTCCTGCAGATGCGAAAACTGGCTGCAAAGGTTTCCAGTATCTTCATTCACCCAGTCCAAACCCAAATGTTGCCATGGGAGCTCTTGTGGGTGGGCCGTTCCAGAATGACACTTTCGTCGACTCTCGTGACAACACGCTACAGACGGAGTCCAGCACTTACAACAGTGGCACCCTTGTTGGTCTGCTTTCTGGTCTAGTCACCACTTCCTCTGTGGCACAGTCATTCACCTAG